Within the Fusarium keratoplasticum isolate Fu6.1 chromosome 1, whole genome shotgun sequence genome, the region gcaaggacGGCTATGGCAAGGACGGCTATGGCAAGGACGGCTATGGCAAAGACGGCCATGACAAGTACGGCCACGGAAAGGATGGCTACGGCAAGGACGGCTATGGCAAGGACGGCTatggcaaggacggcaaggacaagtacGGCCACGGAAAGGATGGCTACGGCAAGGACGGCTatggcaaggacggcaaggacaagtacGGCCACGGAAAGGATGGCTACGGCAAGGATGGCGACAAGTACGGTCATGGCAAGGGCGGCTATGGCTACGGCCACGGCAAGGACAAGTGCAAGACCTACGAGTGGGACATTGGCCGCTGCAACTGGTGCCCCTACAAGCCCTACCACCCCCGCGACttggatggccttgaggcTCGTGGCGACTACGGTTACGGAAACGGCTACGGCTACGGCCACAAGACCTGCAAGAAGACCTGCCccgacaacaagaagaagtgcAAGAAGCAGTCCTGGGACTACTCCAAGCCTACTTACTCCGGCACCTTTGAGGAATCTGTTACTTGTGAGGGTGGTGACTCTTACAAGgtgaagggcaagatcgCACCCTGCGGCGACTGGGGCAAGTATGGCAGCAAGCAGTGCCTCTTTGTCGAGTACGCCGACTGGGACAAGTGGAGCGACAAGACAGCCTACCTGGGCATCTACACCACCGAGACCCAGGGCCCCAagtacaagaagaagctcaacttCACCAAGGACTACTGCAAGGGCAACAAGTGCGTCGTCCCTCTCGACAAGTTCCCCGGATGGCCCAAGCTCTGCGGCAAGAGCGTCTGGGTtggcatcgacgacgaccagtgcaagcccaagaagggtCACGGCTATGGTGGCTATGGCAAGGATAAGTACGGCAATGACAAGTACGGCAACAAGTACGGCCACGATGATGACAAGtacggcaaggacaaggatggAAAGGACAAGtatggccatgatgatgacaagtacggcaaggacaaggatggcaagaaCAAGTatggcaacaacaacaactacGGCAACGGAAACAAGGACAAGcgcgacaacgacgacaagtACGgtaacaacaacaacaactacGGAAACAACTACGGCAACAACAACTACGGCAACAACAACTACGGcaacaaggacggcaacaaggacggcaacaaggacggcaacAAGTATGGCAACAACTACGGCAGCAACTACGGTAACCACTACGGtaacaacgacgacaacaacaactacGGAACCGACCGATATGGCAGCCACGGCCGCAACTACGTCAAGTACATCGAGCTTGACATCACCTGCACCTACCCCAAGAAGTGCACTGCTTGGTGCTGCTGCGCTTAAGCGACGACTTTGCCGGACGGTCTCTTGTCCGGAGACCGAGCCGGAGGCTCtcaggccatggccatggctggtTCTGggacgccatgatgatgatgacgaacGGGTAATACACAGCCGTGACGCTCTCTGGTTTTTCGTTTCTCTTCTCAATGTAATCCTGGGACAGCGCACTCATTTCTCTGTCCAAAAGTTTATACTATAGGTTTAGGGGGTTGCTTTGGAAGTCTTGTGTTTGGGATCTGATAGGTAGTTAATTGACAAAAATTGGGTGTGAAACAGTTTTGCCAATTGTGTGAGGTGCCAACATGTAGCTGAAGTATCCAGAAGCTTAACCCATAAGCTTAATCCATAGggctgatgaggatgacgagtgttgaagaggaaaACTGGGTATGAGAGTAGACTTTGACATTCTTAGGATGAGTTTAGGATCACTGGCCCAGACCAATCTAAAAATGGACTTTGGTAGTCATACTCATGCTTACTTGGAGTGAGCCGTCTGGCTCGCCTTGTCTGCTATGGATGATGCTGCATTTGCCTCAAAGTGAGATGAATGGATGGGAACTGGGTTGATAAGTCTAGACCGGGGCCCATTTCTTCTATCGCACCCTTGTGGCGCTATATGATATCACTTGGAGCAATGGCAAATACATATTGCAATAACCTTGGTATCTTGAGATCGAATCCTCCCCTCACAGGGAGGATTAGATTTTTGCTCTTTTTTCTagtctttttctttttcctcttaCTGTAATTGTCCTTTTCAATTGTTGTGACGATCAAGGAGAATCTATGAAAAGGAAACTTGTGTGTCTGGAGGTTCTGTAACATGGGTAGTCACAGcaatgagatggatggtgaaCATGACTTGTACTCGAGGAGACTATGTGATTCCCTATGGCGCAACGTGACCCTACGATGGTCGGAGAGCAACCGGATCATCAAGTTACCGCCGTTGTAATGCTCTCGATGTACTGATAAAAGCGAGCTTTGGATACAGCCATGTTGTCACTCGCTGATCCAGTTCTAGCCTTTGTCTCACAAACAGTGACCCTTCTATCCATCCCACTACGGAGACTAAAGGGAGATTGAGGTTCATTTTTTATTGTTATTTGAGCTGCCAATTGCAACAACATCTTGATCCCCACCGTCTTGTTGTAGTAATAGCGCACGTGTCTTTTCATCCACCCTGGTACAAACGCCATCCCACCAGAGGGCCCGTCACTGCCTCATCTTCGTTCCTCAGTCTTATCTTCACATCCACCCccgcagcatcatcaacaagtTCATTTTCCATAACGATATTCTTTATATTGACCATATTTCCAACAAAATGCTGTTGGCGGTTCGGTAGACGAGACGTTGGTGGCGGGGTGACCCCGCAGCGCCAAGCTGCAGCGTTAGggcgagatgatgatggcggcgcccACAAGCAAGATTGGGCCCTGGGTCGTGATGGTCAGTATTCTGAACAGCAGTCAGTTTGTCCAATATTTGCACATGATGGCGAGTCGAGAGGACGACAATAATAAGGCAGGTATCCGTATGGCATCTGCAAAATTTCAACCTATTCTCTGGGATAATGCGTCAGTCAAGGGCTTGGGTCAGAGCACCAGGGTTCAGTCggtcagtcagtcagtcagtcagcCAATTGAACGCACACCAATTGTTTTCTGGTATAGCCTGTCAGTATGGAGTAGGGTCAATATTCAGACCCACAGCATGACAAGAATGTTTCTGTTGCTTTTGTTCCAAGACACATGAGCCGAATCGTGGCATTGGCTGCCAGACTCGTCGATATGTGCTTGACTCATGTCGAAAGATGTTGGTTGAGTAGAGAGAAGAATCCTGGTATCATCAAAATAGAAACAAGTCTGGCTCTGGCAGCGCTTCCCATGATAACATAACGCCTGTCCATAAGTACCAGTACCCATGCATAGTTACCCTCAGAGAGGCACAACAGCACATCCACAGcagttattattattacgTAGGCGTCAGACAAACCCCGCTGCACGCACGCACTGCTCTGCTCTTGATTAACCCAGCTCCCAGGACTCGCCCCAGATCTCGTTCAGATTCAGCCCTAGCAGCTCCAGACTCGGATCCAGATTGAAAGGCTGAGCGGGGTCTCCCCCTATCATCCAAGGGGCCTGGTTTGGGTCGATCGGAGCCGAGGGCATCGTCGGCGTAAACGAGAAGGGGGTCACCGACTGGATACCAATATTAGGAAACGCCCTGCCATGGAACTCAAGCTTCATTACCTTTGGCCGGTCGTGTAGCGGTATGTTGGGTGCCGGCCCCATTGTTGCTGGGCCACCTGCCACCGCATTCATCGGTCCTGATACTTGTTCCCCGGACACTGGAGGCTCCTGGTTGGCAAGGAGTCGGTAGTGTAGGTTGACAAACCTCTCTGCTGAGGTCGATTTGGCAACCTCTGGCTCCTTGGTTCCCAGATGCGCCTCAAGGAGTCCCAGCGCCGCACACATGATCGAGTATCCCCACGGCTCATTGTTGCCACACCGAAGGAGTCGGTCCTCCTTCATCGCAATGCACTTCTCAATCAGCTTGAGTGTGTGATGTGAGTTGATCATGATCATATTGGTcgatcctcgaggctgcAGCATTGTCACGCTGCAGAGGTTGATGGCTGTCGTGAGCGCATCCTCTCGGAGGAAGTTGAGGCTGCGGACCCCTTGCTCATAGAGCTTGTCATGCAAAAGGACAATGTCCCGTGCCGCGTTGTAATAGATAATCTCCGAGTACTGATACTTGGAGTTTTGCTTGCGGAGCTTTAAATATGGTTGATGGAGTGGAATGATATACTGTCGCAGCTGCACATGCAGAAGCGTATATGCAATCAATGGATTTTTCTTCCCCTTGGTGTTATCAATGTTCATATCCCATGACGGTAGCGCATCGATCTCCTGCGTCAAATCGTTGGTGTATCGAATCACCTGGTCATAGTCGATGTCAGACAATGGGCCTGTCAACAAACGGCTGAGCTCCAGGCGGAGCGGTAGACTCTGTCGAGCCAGATGCTggaaggaggaaaaggtgTACTCCTTGGTAGGCTTCCCAGGTGGGAGAACCGTAGTGCTTTCGTCAAAgtcttcgtcgtcgaggttgcGAGGCGCATTGGTGTCGTAGTGAAGTTGACTCACAAGCGTCGGTAGACAATGATCAAACGACGCCTGCATATCAAACTCTTGGACCGTCGCCCAGATTCTCCGACGCATCTCTTGGTGGAAGACGGTGATCTTAGCAGCCATGTGACTTGGCTCCCGATGGAGTCCAACCGCAATTCCGTCCTGGATCAAGGCTCCGGAGCCAGTCCAGAagcgcttcttcttgatggtgttgacccTCTTGCCCAGATACAAGAGGCAGGCCACTTGGTAGTGAATCAAGCGACGATGCTTCTGACTCTGCCTCGACGACCACTCGTCGCAGGCCTTGATCCATCGCTCTGCCCAGTGACGGGCATTGGACATCATGCCAATGAACTTGAGGTTATCGTGGGTGTGAACACAGCTTGCCACGGCCAtcatggcgaggatgagggcaGTGAAGGCAGCATAGCGCTTGGTGGAGCCGGGCTCCCAGTACTCGGCGTACTCCTTGCGGAACGTAGGGATGTGAACGATGCGATGGACCTGCTCGAACTGGTCAAGGTAGACATCGATGAGGGCATCAGACTCCTCCTTGCTCGGCAGCAGGGCCTCCAACTCTGGGTCCGACTGCTCAAAGATCTTTTCACGATCCTCGCGTCTTCTCTTGCGGTCCTTTCGGTCATGGAGGATGACTGGACGAAGCCATTCATCCGCCGTCTCCTTCATGAAAGGACAGAGGCCTGTCAACTCGACAAAGGCCATACTGGCGTTATGGGGACCAAAGTAACGGGTGCGGAAGCCCCGGCCACGGAAGAAGCGAAGCTCCCCCTTATCGGCAGACATGTTGGTAGCCTCGATGGACTCGTGTACTTCGCGGACGGAGGGGTCGGGCTCCCCAGGATGGGCGTCATCCTTTTGGGTCTGGGGCGAGGTGGTTGTGGCAGCGACGGTGCTGCCATCAAAGGAGACGCCGGTGCGGGATATCTGGTTCTTGAGCTGGGCgatctcgagctcgaggcgtCGGATCCGATCGTGATCCTGGCGGACGAACTCTGGGTCCCGCGGGGACAGGCCAGTAGTTGGATCGACGAAGCGGCGTGAGTCGAGCTGGGCAAAGGGCGGGGGCACGCCCGAGGAGGCATTGACTACCTCTCCATTGCGAGACTCGTAGCTGCAACGGTCGGGCGTGCCGCTCTTGATGCAACGCTCGCACGGGAAGCCCCGGTCGCACGAGAGCTTGCGACGACGACACTCGAGACAGCTCAGTCGGACTCGCTGCCGCTTCCGGGCGGGCGCCTGGCCGGAGCCGTTGATGGACCCAGGCTTTCGGTCACCGTCCGAGTCCGGGGTCTCACTTCGGTCTGAAGTCATGGTTCGATCCGGAGCCGATGGGTTAGAGGCCTCTCAAACCAAAAAAGATTGCCCAATGCCGGGGCGTTGCTGGGACCTTGCGGGTTCGGAGTTAcgaaggtcaaggaggaggaatcGCTCGCTGGGCCGACCCGGGGGGCATCAGCAAGTCAAAAGGGATTTCTTTATCAATCTGATCTGATAACTTGCGTAGAAAAGTTTTGCTGCCCCATTTGAGGTTGTCAACGCCGAGCGGAGATACGATCGAGGAGGATCCAAGGGTTGGCCATCTGGGGGTTGAAGCTGTGGGGGTGTGATGACTCAGCATGCCGTTAGTGCAAGGGGATACTTTGGGTTGTCAGTTGTCGCACTCCAAAGTTTCCCGCCCAAGACTCTGAGACAGGGCCGTGATTGGCAATGAGCAACAGGCAACCAGAGCACCGTCCTTCATGAATTTTCTGCGAATTAATACTACAAAGTTGGCTCTTCAATCGTGAATTTCTTCTCGATGATATTCATCATCAAGCGAAAGGCCAGCTCGGACCTCCGATGGATCGCCGACCGGGACCACTCAACGTTGCCGTTACAAACCACCAACAGCCGAACCCACTGGAGCCGCGCCGTGTAAAAGACAGCTTCCAGAGCCGTTCAAGCGCGTGGAAACGTCGAGCacctcatctttgctgcGTAAGCAATCCTCGGCTCCGTTGGTCCTCTGTCCAGCTGCTTAATCCTCTCGCCGATGCCTCACCGAGCACTTGATGACACGCCAACCTCGGCACATGCGCTTCCGGCGGACCCTTGAGACCGAGTGAGCCTCATGTTGAGGTCACAAGTCTGATCGCGTTTCTCATACAATAGCCTCGGGTCCTCAATTGGCGATACAAGAATCCGATCACACGGCTCTCACACTCTAACGGCTTCAACCTCGTACCCACGTGACACCTGCAGCTCGCTGTCCCTGAGGACCAAAGTTCACTCGCCACAAGTTTCAGGTCTCCCCCTCTTGCGTCGACGAGCTGGAAAGCTAACGCGGGATGATGTGGCACCGGATGGACCCTGGGAAGCCAGGCTGACTCT harbors:
- a CDS encoding Zn(2)-C6 fungal-type domain-containing protein, encoding MTSDRSETPDSDGDRKPGSINGSGQAPARKRQRVRLSCLECRRRKLSCDRGFPCERCIKSGTPDRCSYESRNGEVVNASSGVPPPFAQLDSRRFVDPTTGLSPRDPEFVRQDHDRIRRLELEIAQLKNQISRTGVSFDGSTVAATTTSPQTQKDDAHPGEPDPSVREVHESIEATNMSADKGELRFFRGRGFRTRYFGPHNASMAFVELTGLCPFMKETADEWLRPVILHDRKDRKRRREDREKIFEQSDPELEALLPSKEESDALIDVYLDQFEQVHRIVHIPTFRKEYAEYWEPGSTKRYAAFTALILAMMAVASCVHTHDNLKFIGMMSNARHWAERWIKACDEWSSRQSQKHRRLIHYQVACLLYLGKRVNTIKKKRFWTGSGALIQDGIAVGLHREPSHMAAKITVFHQEMRRRIWATVQEFDMQASFDHCLPTLVSQLHYDTNAPRNLDDEDFDESTTVLPPGKPTKEYTFSSFQHLARQSLPLRLELSRLLTGPLSDIDYDQVIRYTNDLTQEIDALPSWDMNIDNTKGKKNPLIAYTLLHVQLRQYIIPLHQPYLKLRKQNSKYQYSEIIYYNAARDIVLLHDKLYEQGVRSLNFLREDALTTAINLCSVTMLQPRGSTNMIMINSHHTLKLIEKCIAMKEDRLLRCGNNEPWGYSIMCAALGLLEAHLGTKEPEVAKSTSAERFVNLHYRLLANQEPPVSGEQVSGPMNAVAGGPATMGPAPNIPLHDRPKVMKLEFHGRAFPNIGIQSVTPFSFTPTMPSAPIDPNQAPWMIGGDPAQPFNLDPSLELLGLNLNEIWGESWELG